The following coding sequences lie in one Steroidobacter denitrificans genomic window:
- the glmS gene encoding glutamine--fructose-6-phosphate transaminase (isomerizing): MCGIVGAVADRNVIPILIEGLRRLEYRGYDSAGVAILNGSGQLSRQRTVGKVRVLQEAIEETPVAGHLGIAHTRWATHGAPSERNAHPHISRDGIAIVHNGIIENHEELREELAGLGYEFTSETDTEVIAHRIHHHKQKLGDLFRAVRATVAELEGAYALAVISEDEPDSIILARAGCPVVIGVGTDGNFVASDVAALLPVTRRFIFLEEGDVAEVRRQSIRILDHEGNTARRPVSESALSADAAEKGEYSHYMLKEIHEQPRAVAQTLDERAVGGKLLEAAFGPLATEVFRRTEAVQIIACGTSFHAGVVAKYFVEQIARLPCWVEIASEYRYRNPVVPRNTLFVTISQSGETADTLAALRMAKQAGYLSSLSICNVPESSLVRESDLVLLTRAGPEIGVASTKAFTTQLTALGMLVVALAKFHGTDAERERGLVQRLIEIPALIEKTLHLDGQIRELATRFADKRHALFLGRGQMHPIAMEGALKLKEISYIHAEAYPAGELKHGPLALVDAEMPVIVVAPNNDLLEKLKSNLQEVRARGGELYVFADPDAGISSSEGVTVITMPKHVSHFQAPAVYTIPLQLLAYHCAILKGTDVDQPRNLAKSVTVE; this comes from the coding sequence ATGTGCGGCATCGTCGGCGCAGTCGCTGATCGGAACGTCATCCCCATCTTGATCGAAGGCCTGCGGCGGTTGGAATACCGCGGCTATGATTCGGCCGGCGTCGCCATCCTGAACGGCAGCGGTCAGCTGAGCCGTCAGCGTACCGTGGGCAAAGTCAGGGTGCTGCAGGAAGCCATCGAGGAGACACCGGTCGCCGGACACCTGGGTATCGCCCACACGCGCTGGGCGACTCACGGCGCTCCATCAGAGCGCAACGCACACCCGCATATTTCTCGAGACGGCATCGCCATCGTCCATAACGGCATCATCGAGAATCACGAGGAACTGCGCGAGGAACTGGCGGGGCTGGGCTATGAATTCACTTCGGAGACCGACACCGAGGTCATCGCTCACCGTATCCACCATCACAAGCAGAAGTTGGGAGACCTGTTTCGGGCCGTGCGCGCCACGGTCGCGGAGCTGGAAGGTGCCTATGCGCTCGCCGTCATCAGCGAGGACGAGCCGGACAGCATCATCCTTGCCCGCGCCGGCTGCCCCGTGGTGATCGGAGTCGGCACAGATGGCAACTTCGTGGCGTCCGACGTCGCGGCGCTGTTGCCGGTGACGCGCCGGTTCATTTTTCTGGAGGAGGGGGACGTCGCCGAGGTTCGCCGCCAGAGCATCCGTATTCTGGACCACGAGGGCAACACGGCGCGGCGGCCGGTGTCCGAGAGTGCATTGTCGGCCGACGCCGCGGAGAAAGGCGAGTATTCGCACTATATGCTCAAGGAGATCCATGAACAGCCGCGTGCCGTGGCGCAGACGCTGGATGAGCGAGCAGTGGGCGGAAAGTTGCTGGAGGCGGCATTCGGACCGCTGGCTACCGAGGTGTTCCGGCGTACCGAAGCGGTGCAGATCATCGCCTGTGGCACCAGTTTCCATGCCGGCGTCGTCGCGAAATATTTCGTCGAACAGATCGCGCGGCTGCCTTGCTGGGTCGAGATCGCCAGTGAATATCGCTATCGCAATCCGGTCGTGCCGCGCAATACCTTGTTCGTCACGATTTCTCAATCAGGCGAAACCGCCGATACGCTGGCGGCATTGCGCATGGCCAAGCAGGCGGGATATTTATCCAGCCTGTCGATCTGCAATGTGCCCGAAAGTTCGTTGGTGCGCGAATCCGATCTGGTGCTGTTGACGCGTGCGGGTCCGGAGATCGGCGTTGCCTCCACGAAGGCCTTTACGACCCAGCTGACGGCCCTGGGGATGCTGGTGGTCGCACTGGCGAAATTTCATGGCACCGATGCGGAGCGCGAGCGCGGCCTGGTACAGCGCCTGATCGAAATTCCGGCCTTGATCGAGAAGACGCTGCATCTCGATGGACAGATCAGGGAACTGGCGACGCGCTTTGCGGACAAGCGCCATGCCCTGTTTCTGGGCCGCGGCCAGATGCATCCCATCGCGATGGAGGGCGCGCTGAAGCTCAAGGAAATATCCTACATCCACGCCGAGGCCTATCCTGCCGGCGAACTCAAGCATGGCCCGCTGGCGCTGGTGGATGCCGAGATGCCCGTCATCGTGGTCGCACCCAACAACGACCTGCTCGAAAAGCTCAAATCCAACCTGCAGGAAGTGCGGGCCCGAGGCGGCGAACTTTATGTGTTCGCCGATCCCGATGCCGGCATCAGTTCATCCGAAGGCGTCACGGTGATCACCATGCCGAAGCATGTCAGTCATTTCCAGGCGCCGGCCGTCTACACCATCCCTTTGCAGTTGCTGGCCTATCATTGCGCCATCCTGAAAGGAACGGATGTCGATCAGCCGCGCAACCTCGCCAAGTCGGTGACGGTGGAATAG
- the glmU gene encoding bifunctional UDP-N-acetylglucosamine diphosphorylase/glucosamine-1-phosphate N-acetyltransferase GlmU — translation MSIVVLAAGQGKRMKSDLPKVLQPLAGRPLLEHVLDSARTLQAETIHVVHGHGGEQVREALADAPVQWVLQAEQLGTGHAVAQAMPAIPDDHQVLILYGDVPLVRRETLVQLLSRCDERSIAVLTVELADPTGYGRVVRDAARNVVRIVEQKDANTKEQAIKEINTGLIAAPAAALRRWLAALKNDNAQGEYYLTDIIVMAAREGLRINAVIAPTEAEVMGVNDKIQLASLEAELRVQRARALMIEGATLVDPARTDIRGKVGVGRDVFIDVNCVLIGTVELGDRVHIGPNCYLKDCRIEADTRLHPNCVIDSATIGPRGSIGPFARLRPHSVLHEEVHIGNFVEVKNSDIGAGSKANHLTYLGDATLGRKVNVGAGTVTVNYDGANKWRTEIGDEAFIGSGAMLVAPVKVGAGANTGAGSTITRDAPAGKLTLARARQVTIDAWRRPVRKADTGKPGSEK, via the coding sequence CTGTCAATCGTCGTTCTTGCCGCCGGGCAGGGAAAACGCATGAAGTCCGATTTGCCGAAGGTGCTGCAGCCTTTGGCCGGCCGCCCGCTTCTGGAGCATGTGCTCGACAGTGCTCGCACCCTGCAGGCGGAGACGATCCACGTGGTCCATGGCCATGGCGGCGAGCAGGTTCGTGAAGCGCTGGCCGATGCACCCGTTCAATGGGTCCTGCAGGCCGAGCAGCTCGGCACGGGGCACGCGGTTGCACAGGCGATGCCCGCCATTCCCGACGATCACCAGGTACTGATCCTGTATGGCGATGTGCCGCTGGTGCGCCGGGAAACCTTGGTGCAGCTGCTGTCGCGGTGTGACGAGCGCTCCATCGCGGTATTGACCGTGGAGCTGGCTGACCCGACCGGTTACGGCCGGGTGGTGCGCGATGCCGCCCGAAACGTGGTGCGTATCGTGGAGCAGAAGGATGCAAACACCAAGGAGCAGGCCATCAAGGAGATCAATACCGGCCTGATCGCCGCCCCCGCGGCGGCGTTGCGCCGCTGGCTGGCCGCGCTGAAGAACGACAATGCCCAGGGTGAGTATTATCTGACCGACATCATCGTCATGGCGGCCCGTGAAGGATTGCGTATCAATGCCGTCATCGCTCCCACCGAGGCGGAGGTGATGGGCGTGAACGACAAGATTCAACTGGCAAGCCTCGAAGCGGAGCTGCGAGTTCAGCGGGCCCGTGCCCTGATGATCGAGGGCGCCACTTTGGTGGATCCTGCTCGTACCGACATCCGCGGCAAGGTGGGGGTTGGGCGCGATGTTTTCATCGATGTGAACTGTGTCCTGATCGGCACTGTCGAACTCGGCGATCGGGTGCATATCGGCCCGAACTGTTACCTGAAGGACTGCCGGATCGAGGCTGATACCCGTCTTCATCCGAACTGCGTCATCGATAGCGCGACCATTGGCCCGCGCGGCTCGATCGGGCCGTTTGCACGCCTGCGTCCCCACAGCGTGCTGCACGAGGAAGTCCATATCGGCAACTTCGTGGAGGTCAAGAACAGCGATATCGGCGCCGGCAGCAAGGCCAATCATCTGACCTATTTAGGCGACGCGACCCTGGGGCGAAAAGTCAACGTAGGCGCCGGTACGGTGACCGTCAATTATGATGGCGCCAACAAATGGCGAACCGAAATCGGTGACGAAGCGTTCATCGGCTCGGGGGCCATGCTGGTTGCTCCGGTGAAGGTGGGGGCGGGCGCCAACACCGGTGCGGGTTCGACGATCACCAGGGATGCGCCGGCGGGCAAGCTGACCCTCGCGCGGGCGCGCCAGGTCACCATCGACGCCTGGAGGCGACCGGTTAGGAAGGCGGATACGGGGAAGCCGGGCTCGGAGAAATAG
- a CDS encoding F0F1 ATP synthase subunit epsilon: MATLHVDIVSAEGEIFSGEAAMVFAPAIMGEIGIAPRHAPLLTTLKPGEVRVQTPAGEEQFFYVSGGALEIQPHLVTVLADTALRARDLDEAAALQAKQRAEEALRDRGNKMELAEAQAELARAIAQIKAIEKLRKLKQ; the protein is encoded by the coding sequence ATGGCAACTTTACACGTCGATATCGTCAGCGCCGAAGGCGAAATCTTCTCCGGGGAGGCCGCGATGGTCTTCGCACCGGCGATCATGGGTGAGATCGGCATTGCGCCGCGCCACGCACCGCTGCTGACTACGCTCAAGCCGGGCGAAGTCCGGGTCCAGACGCCGGCGGGTGAAGAGCAGTTCTTTTATGTCTCGGGCGGCGCGCTGGAAATCCAGCCGCACCTGGTGACGGTGCTGGCCGATACGGCTTTGCGTGCCCGGGATCTGGACGAGGCTGCCGCGCTGCAGGCGAAGCAGCGCGCCGAGGAAGCCCTGCGCGATCGCGGCAACAAGATGGAGCTGGCCGAGGCGCAGGCCGAACTGGCGCGGGCCATCGCCCAGATCAAGGCGATCGAGAAACTGCGCAAGCTGAAGCAATGA